A region of the Pseudomonas anguilliseptica genome:
CTCGCGGAGAACACCCAGGCGACCAACCTGGACACCAGCTTCGGTACCGTGGGTCTGAACGTCTTCAAGTACAGCTCGAAGATCATCACCGTGCCTATCGAGCTGCTGCAGGATAGCAGCGTCGATATCGAGGCCTTCGTGCGCCGCCGCATCGTCGAGCGTATCGGGCGCATCACCAACCAGCACTTCACCACCGGTAGCGGCGCTGGCCAGCCGCGCGGCATCGTCACTGCTGCCGGCGCTGGCAAGGTCGGCCAGACCGGCCAGACCCTGACCGTCATCTATGACGACCTGGTTGATCTGCTGGAGTCGGTGGATGCCGCCTATCAGGCCACCAACTGCAAGTTCATGTTCGCTCAGGCGCTGCGCAAGGTTCTGCGCAAGCTGAAGGACACCGCCGGTCGCCCGATCTGGACCCCCGGCTACGAGGCTGGCATCACCGCCGGTGCGCCGGACCTGCTGCTGGGTCAGGAAGTCGCGATCAACAACGACATGGCGGCCCCGGCTGCCAACGCGAAGTCGATCATCTACGGCGACCTGAGCAAGTACATGATTCGTGATGCGCTCAACGTCAGCCTGATGCGCTTCGACGACTCGGCCTTCGCCTCCAAAGGCCAGGTCGGCTTCCTGGCGTTCTGCCGCTCAGGCGGCAACCTCACCGACGCTGGTGCGGTGAAGTACTACCAGCACTCGGCCACCTGATCCTGGGTACATCGCGCGGTCGCAAGGCCGCGCCTTATCAATTTCTGGAGTGAAAGCTCATGGCTGCTGCTAAAACAACGCCGTGCCGCATCCTTTCAGCCTGCAAGCTGGATGGTGTGGGCTACGCGCCTAACCAAGTGGTGGAATTTCCCACTGTGATGCTGGGCCCGCTGAAAGAGCATGGTTTGGTAGATCCGAACAAGGCCTCGGTTGAGTACTGCTTGAAAGAGCTTGGCGCTGTTGCTGTGGTGCATAGCGCCGCAGAAGAAAGCGACCAAGCCTGACGGTGGGGCTGCTTCTGTTACAGGCGCCTGCAGGGGCGCCTGTTTCGGTTGAGGATGCCAAGCTGCACCTGCGTATCGACGGTGATGCGGAAAACGCGACCGTCGAGCGACTCGTGAAGGCAGCCGCCAGCAATGCTGAGCGGCTTACCAGTCGGGCATTCGTGACACAGCGCTGGGCGTTGACGTTGGATCGATTCCCCTGCGCGAATCAGCCGGTGAAGCTGCCATTGCCGCCACTGCAATCGGTTGAGGCTATCAAGTACTTCGATAGCAACGACATCGAGCAGACCCTGCCTGCATCGGATTATGTGGTGGATCCCAGCGGCCTCCTCGGCAAGGTTCAGCCGGCCTGGCGCAAGTCTTGGCCTGCCACCAGTGGTCGCCCCATGGGGGTGCGCATTGAGTTCACCGCCGGATATGGCGCCGCCGCTTCCGTTCCTGCGGATATCGTCTCGGCGATCCTGCTACTCGTGGGCAGCTTGGACCAAAACCGGGAAGCGGTGGTTATCGGCACCATCGTGAATGAGTTGCCGATGGGCGTGGAATATCTCCTCTCACCCTATGTGATACCGAGTACACCATGAGACTAGGCCCGCTGCGTCATCGCATAACCGTGGCTTTACGCCAGGACGTGCCTGATTCCTTCACCGACCTGGACACGACATTTGTCGAGCCCGAGCCGCGATGGGCTGATATCCAGCCAGTCAAGGGCGGGATCTGGATCGGCGCACGCCAGGTAGGGGCGGATGTCACGCACACCATTCGCGTGCGCTATATCGACGGTGTCACTAGCGATCACGAGGTGAGTGAGGGCAGCCGTCGGTTCCGTATCCGACGGGCGTACAACCTCCAAGAGCGCGGTGCCTGGTTGATCATGGACTGCGAGGAGCTGCAGCGATGAGCCTGGCGAGGCATCCCTTCGTTCGTGTTGCCGTCAGTGGTTATCTTGGCTGGCGTTTCGATCTGGACGCAATCCGCCGCATCGTGGTGGACACCTCCGAGGACGTGGCGCAGGAAATTCAGGCGCTGCTGGGTGCCGGCGGTGGCGGTAGGCAATACCCGCTTCAAGGGGGCAGTGCTTACCAGGCCTCCTCGCCCGGTGACCTACCGGCCAAGCGCACCGGCAAATTGGCCGAGAGCGTGTTGGCGCGGCGTAGCCAGAACGACCTGGCCGCCTGGATCGGCCCCTCGACCAAGAAGGGGCTCAAGAGCCCTTTCTATCCGGCCTTCCTGGTGTATGGCACCGCGACCATGGCCAAGCGTAAGAACGCAACGACCATGGCCATGCGGCGCTACCGGGCACGGTTTAACCGGCAGCTGTCCCGAGCCATGGCTACTTCGCTCAAGGTGAAACGATGAACCTGGACAACGTGATCGAGCGGATACGCGCCACCTGTCCGAGCTTCGCTCAGCGGGTA
Encoded here:
- a CDS encoding phage major capsid protein, producing the protein MSIQALRERRTGLAIEARKLLDETKDKKWSAEDDAKYNQLTGEITDLDKSIERHQKVLDLEAEQRIENRDPKKGGKRDTEDLLGEIGIFDTWMRRGEKGMNAEQAAKHFNTMSTTTSSEGGYTVPTTVGASLIESLKDFGGMRSVAEVLATATGNPMSFPSTDGTTEVGEILAENTQATNLDTSFGTVGLNVFKYSSKIITVPIELLQDSSVDIEAFVRRRIVERIGRITNQHFTTGSGAGQPRGIVTAAGAGKVGQTGQTLTVIYDDLVDLLESVDAAYQATNCKFMFAQALRKVLRKLKDTAGRPIWTPGYEAGITAGAPDLLLGQEVAINNDMAAPAANAKSIIYGDLSKYMIRDALNVSLMRFDDSAFASKGQVGFLAFCRSGGNLTDAGAVKYYQHSAT
- a CDS encoding head-tail connector protein, which translates into the protein MGLLLLQAPAGAPVSVEDAKLHLRIDGDAENATVERLVKAAASNAERLTSRAFVTQRWALTLDRFPCANQPVKLPLPPLQSVEAIKYFDSNDIEQTLPASDYVVDPSGLLGKVQPAWRKSWPATSGRPMGVRIEFTAGYGAAASVPADIVSAILLLVGSLDQNREAVVIGTIVNELPMGVEYLLSPYVIPSTP
- a CDS encoding phage head closure protein, whose protein sequence is MRLGPLRHRITVALRQDVPDSFTDLDTTFVEPEPRWADIQPVKGGIWIGARQVGADVTHTIRVRYIDGVTSDHEVSEGSRRFRIRRAYNLQERGAWLIMDCEELQR